Within Borrelia puertoricensis, the genomic segment CTTTATAAAATAAAGCATAATTTCAACAAAAATTTAAGAATTACATATTCAATACGGTTACCTTATTACAAGGTAACCGTAAGTAAACATATTAAAACTATACTCAAATTTTATTTTACATTTTATAATCAATACTTCTTAGTAAAAGCAAGTTCAAACGACAAACCAGCATTTTCGTTGAAATTTACTTCAAATTGGGGCTTAAATCCTCCCAAAGATATACCCAATTTTTCTCGAAGTTTCCTATTATAACTAGACGCATATGTAAAGGGACTTATTATCTCAACAATTCGTGTTATAAATAAAGTAATTCCACCTAAAGACACCAAAGATAATGCAAACGTTGGTGTTTCAATACCTTTATATTGAGAAAGAGAATATATACCACCACTAATCAAACCTACACCCAACATATCAAATCCTAAAATCAGTAATCCACCAGTAAAATTTCCTTGCATGAATGAACCTGTACCAAAACCCACAAAAAAATTCAATAAAAAAGGCACTAAAGTATTTTGTTTATGAAGTTCATAAATCAACAACTTGTTATCCATATTACCTTCAGTAGCTACAGTATCAGAAGCAATCTCATCATAACTTTGGGCAAAACTAACAACAATACAAACAAAAAATAACATTAAAATTAATACTTGTTTCATAAACACCACCTTACCTTCCCAAAAAAATGCTCAACATTTTCATAATATCCATATTATAACATATAAAAACTTAATCATTCTCTTACCATGCTACCCATTTTGTTATAAATGTCTTATAACAAAAACTTTATTCATTAAATGATTTATTGCTTACTACTTCTATCCCATTCTTTCTATTTATTCTTCCTCTTTTTCATCATATTCTTTTCTTCTATTCTTTTCATTTCTTCTTCCTATTCTAGTTTTTCTCCTCTATAGAATATCTCTTGCAACAAATCACCAATCTCTTTTCCTCTTTTTTCAACCTCTATAACTGCATCATTACCATTTTTACTATTGATCAGTCTATTAAATACCTTGTAAAATCTTTCTGCTGTCATTTCTTCTTTCGACAAATTATAATTTGTCAGAACAAGAAGAATATGCGATACAGAACCTATCAAGATACTATATTCTCTTACTTTCTGCGTAAGATTTATAACTTCTTCCGTAGTCGAATATTTGTCAAAAATAAGGCGATTTCTCGGCTCCGCAAATTTACCACTTAAGGGAAATAAAGTAGAACATGACATTCTGCCTAACATATTCAATAAATCTCTAATAGCAGGCCGATATCGATTATATAGCCTCAACCTCTCTGATGCATCCATACTACGATAAGCGGACTCAGAAACACTACGAGGGGGATACATTGTATATATTGCAAATGCTACAGCATAAATAAGCGCAGGATGATACCTCATAGAAGCATAAATAATTTCTTCATTGAAACTATATCCCCATTCTCTTACGTCAAATATATTATCAAAGACCAAAAACGGAAAACCTTTTCCTGCATGATTAACAGGTTCATAACGTTTAATATCATGTCTAAATGTATAAAGCTCTTCTCTTGCTTCATAAAATTGTTTTAAAGCTTCCTCTTTCGTTGTTGCTTCTTGTTTTTCTAGATCCTCTAAAAATAAATCGAAATCTATCGGCTCAACAATTATATCATTTTGTTCACCTGAAGGAGGAGGAACATCAGGAGGAGGAGGAACATCAGGAGGAGGAGGAACATCAGGAGGAGGAGGAACATCAGGAGGAGGAGGAACATCAGGAGGAGGAGGAACATCAGGAGGAGTAACGACACCACTAGGAGGATGGACCATTTTATTTGACCTAGCTCCAAATAATTTTTGAGCTAAACTTCCTTCTTCTCTTATTTTTGCATTGTAACCACAACTTATCACAAACACAACAAAAAACATTATACTTACTCTTACCATTAAAATTCTCCTTTTTTATATTCATTATAACTTCTATATTAAATCTATTAGAACTTTTAACTATTATTATTCAGCATATCATCAACATTAAGTACCAATCTTTGTTTCTCTCTTATAACCAAACCTCTATTCATTAAATCCGATAGATAATTCCTTATTCTATAATACGATAAATTCGTATCTCTCTTAATGTCCCTCAAAGACTTTATGGTACGATTATCATATTCTAAATTAGATGCAATAAATTCAAGTGATTCATCAACACTTTTAGACGGTTTTTTATTCCCTCCTACACTCTGAATGCGACTACCTTGTACCTTTTTAACCTTACTTCTTGTAGATAATGGAACAGAGTGTAATAACTTTTGTTTGTAAAACTTATGATAAGCATTCTGTATTATACAAAATACCATTGCTAAAAATATATCTAGACATACAGACAATAATAGTAATGAATAAACAAAAATTATATTAAGATAATCATCACTAGCAATAACAACAGACGTCCCATTCAAAACATTAGCCGCTTTAATGCGATTATTATTTATAGCTGTTATTTCAATCAAATTACTAAGTTTAAAACGCAAATCCCTTAAAGATTGTAAATGCTCATCCCTTTGATTAAACAAAATCTTATTCTCTTTGGTTGCATTCTCAATTTCTCTCATGTAATAATTATAGGACTTGTAACAAAATCTGTAAGTTCATGGATGAGTTTTGAGAGTTTTTTTAGCTTGATGTTTGAAAATACTATTAGGTATACTTAGGTATACTGTTGTAAGTATTAAAAAAAGTCAAGGAGAAAAGGAAGAAGGGATTCGTAAGCTACTCTCTAGTAAAGAGAGAATAATTGAAGGTGAAATATCTAGTATTGATATTAAGATAAAGAATAATAATGATCGTATAGAATTTGCCAAGAATAAACATTTGAGCTTAGATTATACATATAAAACTATGAAGCAAGATTAATACAAATAATTGCTACTCTCTCTAAGAACGCAAACACTGAAGCCCTAGACACACCTTCAACCACACGCTTCCTTAGTAAACATAAGAAAAGCAATAAATAATGTCTATTGTAATAGAATATGTTACTATAATCATAGTACTACAAATAAAGACAAATATTAAATAAAATATACTAATGAACAGAAAAATATGCTAAAAGGGTATACATTAAATATGACAAATCTAAGAGATGCTATTAATGAAATGATACTTTCTCATTCAGGATTTAGAAAGATATTTGCAAAATCAAAAAATGAAAATTCAATAGAATATGAAATAAATGATGACGACAAAATATTGGTTGCTCTTATAACCTTTACAATATCAAATTATTTTAAAGATAAACCAAGAAAATACATCAATGTTGGATTAGATTCAAGAGCAACAGGAAATATAATCTCAGAGATAATAATTAAAACCTTAATTTTAAATAATAACAGTGTAAATTTTTTTGGAATACTCCCAATACCAGAAATCTTAGCCTATACAAAAGAAAATCAAAATTCAAAAGGATTTATATACATTTCTGCCAGTCATAATCCTACAGGATATAATGGCATTAAAATTGGATTAAATGATGGAGGAGTGCTAAATTCAAATGAAACA encodes:
- a CDS encoding P13 family porin encodes the protein MKQVLILMLFFVCIVVSFAQSYDEIASDTVATEGNMDNKLLIYELHKQNTLVPFLLNFFVGFGTGSFMQGNFTGGLLILGFDMLGVGLISGGIYSLSQYKGIETPTFALSLVSLGGITLFITRIVEIISPFTYASSYNRKLREKLGISLGGFKPQFEVNFNENAGLSFELAFTKKY